A part of Helicobacter ibis genomic DNA contains:
- the fdhD gene encoding formate dehydrogenase accessory sulfurtransferase FdhD, with product MLHKVLNIQTISPSGYTATREDSVIQEERIAFFLNNQKLLSVMSLPKDQESHIVGFLLSEGVIDNVDQISSIKVSENGLSVNIEANIDKSKLDGLFKEKTLTSGCCVGVAGNLEENVIEKFVNTNYKVSTNRIFELLRQFEQSSELFNLTGCVHKAMLVLEYQTLISEDIGRHNAIDKVMGKAALNKLDKTNSILFVSGRLSLEMVIKAVMHNIPIVVSKAAATYMGVKAAQETGVTLIGFARGNNANVYTHSGRITT from the coding sequence ATGCTGCATAAAGTCCTAAATATACAAACCATATCTCCTAGTGGCTATACAGCCACTAGAGAAGATAGCGTCATACAAGAAGAAAGAATTGCCTTTTTTTTAAATAATCAAAAACTACTATCAGTAATGTCTCTACCAAAAGACCAAGAATCTCATATAGTAGGATTCTTATTGAGTGAAGGTGTAATTGACAATGTAGATCAAATATCATCTATAAAAGTTAGTGAAAATGGGCTATCTGTAAATATAGAGGCAAACATAGATAAATCTAAACTAGATGGATTATTTAAGGAAAAAACTCTAACTTCTGGGTGTTGCGTCGGCGTAGCTGGTAACTTAGAGGAAAATGTCATTGAAAAATTTGTAAATACAAATTATAAAGTATCAACAAATAGAATCTTTGAATTATTAAGACAATTTGAACAAAGTAGCGAACTTTTTAACCTTACAGGTTGCGTCCATAAGGCTATGCTTGTTTTAGAATACCAAACACTAATAAGCGAAGATATAGGAAGACACAACGCAATAGATAAAGTAATGGGAAAAGCTGCATTAAATAAATTAGATAAAACAAATTCAATATTATTTGTAAGTGGTAGGCTATCACTAGAGATGGTAATAAAAGCAGTGATGCATAATATACCAATAGTGGTTTCAAAAGCTGCGGCAACTTACATGGGAGTAAAAGCAGCCCAAGAAACAGGAGTAACTCTAATAGGGTTTGCTAGAGGCAATAATGCTAATGTATATACTCACAGCGGACGAATCACAACATAA
- a CDS encoding MATE family efflux transporter gives MSDFKSLHPIKLLSKYAMPNMVSAIFFSIYFIVDSIFVGFFLGKDALASMALVMPFIIISFGLSDMIAIGSSVQISMLLGKAKHLKANNIFSASICIIIVISSIMAFIGYFLVPLALDIFNTNENIKSMSLEYLNIFCYFYPFVAIPFAIDSYLRICGKNIYSMANNIIISITNIVLDYLFIVELSLGLAGAALATCIGFTLGAIIGLYPFLTNKLTLKFTKFYISLASFQNIILNGSSEFLSNISSQALAILVNYIILKISTIEYVAIFSIISYIDTFIMSAIISIYDSMQPSFSYNYATKNKARLKWIAKYTMILAFLVSLIAFIIVTIFGEEIFSVFIKKGEEFLIPLGVSALLIFSFNFLVAWFNLFIGSYLTACNEVKKSLAISLLNNLISPFIVLLILSQLLGINGVLITSFVAEILVMLISIRILKNSFKLSEQSH, from the coding sequence ATGAGTGATTTTAAGAGTTTACATCCAATTAAACTTCTATCAAAATATGCTATGCCAAATATGGTTAGTGCTATATTTTTTTCCATTTATTTTATTGTAGATTCTATTTTTGTTGGATTTTTCTTGGGTAAAGATGCACTAGCTTCAATGGCACTTGTAATGCCATTTATCATCATATCATTTGGCTTATCAGACATGATAGCTATTGGTTCTTCAGTGCAGATATCCATGTTACTTGGCAAAGCAAAACACTTAAAAGCAAACAATATATTTAGTGCAAGCATTTGTATTATTATTGTAATCTCATCTATAATGGCTTTTATAGGGTATTTTCTAGTGCCATTAGCTTTGGATATTTTTAACACGAATGAAAATATAAAAAGCATGAGCTTAGAATACCTAAATATTTTTTGTTATTTTTATCCTTTTGTTGCCATACCTTTTGCCATTGATAGCTATCTTAGAATCTGTGGCAAAAATATATATAGTATGGCTAACAATATAATAATTTCTATAACAAATATAGTGCTAGATTATTTGTTTATTGTGGAATTATCTTTAGGTTTAGCAGGTGCTGCACTTGCAACTTGCATTGGTTTTACACTTGGAGCGATAATAGGCTTATATCCATTTCTAACCAATAAGCTAACTTTAAAATTTACAAAATTCTATATAAGCCTTGCTTCTTTTCAAAATATTATTTTAAATGGTTCATCAGAATTTCTAAGCAATATCTCAAGTCAAGCCTTAGCCATTTTGGTAAATTATATAATCCTAAAAATATCAACCATAGAATATGTTGCAATATTTTCCATTATTTCTTATATCGATACATTTATAATGTCAGCTATAATCAGCATTTACGATTCAATGCAACCAAGCTTCAGTTATAATTACGCTACAAAGAATAAAGCAAGATTAAAGTGGATTGCAAAATACACTATGATTCTTGCATTTTTAGTATCTCTTATAGCGTTTATCATAGTAACAATATTTGGAGAAGAAATTTTCTCTGTATTTATAAAAAAAGGCGAAGAATTTCTAATACCGCTTGGAGTTAGTGCTTTATTGATTTTTTCATTCAATTTTTTAGTTGCATGGTTTAATCTTTTTATTGGTTCATATCTAACCGCATGTAATGAAGTCAAAAAATCACTCGCCATCTCATTGTTAAACAACTTAATATCTCCTTTTATTGTGTTGTTAATATTAAGTCAATTGCTAGGCATAAATGGTGTTTTAATAACTTCTTTTGTTGCTGAAATTTTAGTAATGCTTATATCGATAAGAATCTTAAAAAATAGCTTCAAACTTTCAGAACAAAGCCACTAA
- a CDS encoding sodium-dependent transporter, with protein sequence MQRQTWTNRFTYILTVAGATIGFGATWRFPYLVGENGGGAYVLTFILAMILVGIPIILVENVIGRMSHKNSVDAFSVNKKDISKYWKIFGYMGLIGSFGILAYYMVLGGWVISYIVNIFTSFFNSNIGLDLSKAITSEATSKFYTDNIENSPLLIGIYTFLFVVINWFILRKGIIEGIERSVKWLMPLLFVCLLLMIARNFTLDGALEGIKFYLIPDFSAITPQLFLYVLGQVFFALSLGFGVIITLSSHLSKEENLVKTATITGVVNTLIAFLAGFMIFPSLFSVGLSPDSGPSLVFKSLPIAFSHMHFGGFFAVLFFVLLLLAALTTSITIYQVIISVLEEKFKMRHKNAVNLTLIAVFIAGNIPCVLTYGPWSDIIIFGRNIFDTFDFVSGNIFFVLTALGSVIFVGWVIGEDSIDELNNYNGRSKFSLLWFGYIKYFVPFIIIVIFVSGFVLKV encoded by the coding sequence ATGCAAAGACAAACGTGGACAAATAGATTTACTTATATTTTAACTGTTGCTGGTGCTACTATAGGCTTTGGAGCCACTTGGCGTTTTCCATATTTAGTTGGCGAAAATGGTGGTGGTGCTTATGTGCTTACATTTATTTTAGCTATGATTTTGGTTGGGATTCCTATAATCTTGGTTGAAAATGTCATAGGAAGAATGTCTCACAAGAACTCTGTAGATGCTTTTAGTGTAAATAAGAAGGATATTAGCAAATATTGGAAAATTTTTGGATACATGGGACTTATAGGCTCATTTGGTATTTTGGCTTATTATATGGTTCTTGGTGGTTGGGTTATATCATATATTGTAAATATCTTCACTTCATTTTTTAATTCAAATATCGGACTTGACTTATCAAAGGCTATTACAAGTGAAGCTACTTCTAAATTTTATACAGATAATATAGAAAATTCACCGCTTCTAATAGGCATATATACATTTTTGTTTGTTGTGATAAATTGGTTTATTTTACGAAAGGGAATTATTGAGGGGATAGAGAGGTCAGTTAAGTGGCTTATGCCATTATTATTTGTATGTCTTTTATTAATGATTGCTAGGAATTTTACACTTGATGGAGCTTTAGAAGGGATTAAGTTTTATTTGATTCCAGATTTCTCTGCCATTACGCCACAATTATTTTTATATGTTTTAGGACAAGTATTTTTTGCTTTATCTTTAGGGTTTGGTGTGATTATTACACTATCTTCGCATTTGAGCAAAGAGGAAAATTTAGTAAAAACTGCCACAATAACAGGCGTTGTAAATACTTTAATAGCTTTTTTGGCTGGTTTTATGATTTTTCCTTCACTCTTTAGTGTTGGCTTATCGCCTGATTCTGGTCCTTCATTGGTGTTTAAGAGTTTGCCTATTGCATTTTCTCATATGCATTTTGGAGGATTCTTTGCGGTATTGTTTTTTGTGCTATTGTTGTTAGCTGCACTTACGACTTCTATTACTATCTATCAGGTAATAATTAGTGTATTAGAAGAAAAGTTTAAAATGCGACATAAAAATGCTGTGAATCTAACACTTATTGCGGTTTTTATTGCTGGTAATATCCCATGTGTCTTAACTTATGGACCTTGGAGTGATATTATTATTTTTGGCAGAAATATATTTGATACATTTGATTTTGTAAGTGGAAATATATTTTTTGTATTGACTGCACTTGGTTCTGTGATTTTTGTAGGTTGGGTTATAGGTGAAGATTCTATTGATGAGCTCAATAATTATAATGGTAGAAGCAAGTTTAGCCTATTGTGGTTTGGGTATATAAAATATTTTGTCCCATTTATAATTATTGTCATTTTTGTTAGTGGCTTTGTTCTGAAAGTTTGA
- a CDS encoding 2-oxoacid:acceptor oxidoreductase family protein gives MRRQLRFTGVGGQGVLLAGEILAEAQIRSGGFGVKAATYTSQVRGGPTKVDILLDKNEILYPYANEGEVEFMLSTAQISYDQFKSGLKEGATIVVEPNLVTPSEEDKKRFKIYPIPIISIAKEEVGNVVTQSVVALAVTVTLTECINRDLVYETMISKVPAKVVELNKKAFELGEKYAKEAKA, from the coding sequence ATGAGAAGACAACTTCGTTTTACAGGCGTTGGAGGTCAGGGTGTTTTGCTAGCAGGGGAGATTTTAGCAGAAGCACAGATAAGAAGTGGTGGCTTTGGGGTTAAAGCTGCTACTTATACTTCTCAAGTTCGTGGAGGACCTACTAAGGTTGATATACTGCTTGATAAGAATGAAATCTTATATCCTTATGCAAATGAAGGTGAAGTAGAGTTTATGCTATCAACTGCACAAATTAGCTACGATCAGTTCAAAAGTGGCTTAAAAGAGGGGGCTACAATTGTAGTAGAGCCAAATTTGGTAACTCCTAGTGAAGAAGATAAAAAAAGATTCAAGATATATCCAATACCTATTATTTCAATAGCAAAAGAAGAAGTAGGGAATGTGGTTACACAATCAGTTGTGGCATTGGCTGTTACCGTTACTTTAACAGAGTGTATAAATAGAGATTTGGTATATGAGACAATGATTAGCAAAGTTCCTGCTAAAGTTGTTGAGTTAAACAAAAAGGCATTTGAATTGGGTGAAAAATATGCAAAAGAAGCAAAAGCATAA
- a CDS encoding 2-oxoglutarate ferredoxin oxidoreductase subunit beta, translating to MAFNYDEYLRVDKMPTLWCWGCGDGVILKAIVRAIDKLGWDMNDVCLVSGIGCSGRVSSYVNCNTVHTTHGRTLAYATGIKLANPTKKVIVVGGDGDGLAIGGNHTIHACRRNIDINYILINNFIYGLTNSQTSPTTPKGMWTVTAQYGNIDPTFDAAKLAEAAGASFVARESVLDPKKMEKVLVEGLSHEGFSFFDMFSNCHINLGRKNKMGEAVDTLSWIENMIVSKKKYDELSLDERVGKYPTGILVHDTNKIEYCKAYSEVQKKAQAKKGGAK from the coding sequence ATGGCATTTAATTATGATGAATATTTAAGAGTAGATAAAATGCCGACACTTTGGTGTTGGGGTTGTGGTGATGGCGTAATCTTAAAAGCTATAGTTAGAGCCATAGATAAACTTGGTTGGGATATGAATGATGTGTGTTTAGTTAGTGGTATTGGCTGTAGTGGTCGCGTGTCATCTTATGTAAATTGCAATACTGTGCATACTACACATGGTAGAACTCTTGCTTATGCAACTGGAATCAAACTTGCAAATCCAACAAAGAAAGTTATTGTAGTAGGTGGTGATGGAGATGGGTTGGCAATTGGTGGGAATCATACGATTCATGCTTGTAGGAGAAATATAGATATTAATTATATTTTAATTAACAACTTTATCTATGGGCTTACAAACTCTCAAACTTCACCTACAACTCCTAAAGGAATGTGGACTGTAACGGCTCAATATGGAAATATAGACCCAACATTTGATGCAGCTAAATTAGCTGAAGCTGCTGGAGCTAGTTTTGTCGCTAGAGAATCTGTGTTAGATCCTAAAAAAATGGAGAAAGTATTAGTGGAAGGCTTATCGCATGAAGGCTTTAGTTTCTTTGATATGTTTAGTAATTGTCATATAAACTTAGGTAGAAAAAACAAAATGGGTGAAGCAGTAGATACATTATCATGGATTGAGAACATGATTGTTTCTAAGAAGAAATATGACGAGCTAAGCCTTGATGAGAGAGTTGGTAAATATCCTACTGGAATTTTGGTGCATGATACTAATAAAATAGAGTATTGTAAGGCATATAGTGAAGTTCAGAAAAAAGCTCAAGCTAAAAAAGGGGGTGCAAAATGA
- a CDS encoding 2-oxoglutarate synthase subunit alpha yields the protein MSREFISNGNELVAHAAIDAGCRFFGGYPITPSSEVAHEMSVLLPRENGSFIQMEDEIGGISVALGASMSGVKSMTATSGPGISLKAEQIGLSFMAEIPLVIVNVMRGGPSTGLPTRVAQGDIAQVAHPTHGDYQSIALCPGSLEEAYTETIRAFNLAEKFMTPVFLLLDETLGHMHGKAIVPDVNELQIINRRVYSGDASSYKPYDVPDDEPAILNPFFKGYRYHITGLHHGPTGFPTEDAVLSQKLIDRLFNKILSKKNEIISYEEYKLDDAEILLIAYGSTSRSAKEAVDRLRDEGVKVGLFRPITIWPAPKEELAKLGARFSKILVVELNKGQFAKEVEHSMKKEVSLLAKANGRPLSPIEVINKIKEL from the coding sequence ATGAGTAGAGAGTTTATATCAAATGGAAATGAATTGGTTGCACATGCTGCAATTGATGCTGGCTGTAGGTTTTTTGGTGGTTATCCAATTACTCCTTCAAGTGAAGTGGCACATGAAATGAGTGTGCTATTGCCTAGGGAGAATGGTAGCTTTATCCAAATGGAAGATGAAATAGGTGGAATCTCTGTTGCATTAGGTGCTTCAATGAGTGGTGTAAAATCTATGACTGCTACTTCAGGTCCCGGAATATCACTAAAAGCAGAACAAATAGGACTTAGCTTTATGGCAGAGATTCCTCTTGTTATTGTTAATGTTATGAGGGGAGGACCTTCAACTGGGCTTCCAACAAGGGTAGCACAAGGAGATATAGCACAAGTTGCACACCCAACTCATGGTGATTATCAATCAATAGCATTGTGTCCGGGTAGCTTAGAAGAGGCATATACAGAGACAATTAGAGCGTTTAATTTAGCAGAAAAGTTTATGACGCCTGTATTTTTGCTACTTGATGAGACTTTAGGTCATATGCATGGAAAGGCTATAGTTCCAGATGTAAATGAGCTACAAATTATAAATAGAAGAGTTTATAGTGGAGATGCAAGTTCTTATAAACCTTATGATGTGCCAGATGATGAACCAGCTATTTTAAATCCATTCTTTAAAGGTTATAGATACCATATAACAGGGCTTCATCATGGACCTACTGGATTCCCTACAGAAGATGCTGTTCTTTCTCAAAAGCTAATAGATAGATTATTTAACAAGATTCTTAGCAAGAAAAATGAAATAATCTCTTATGAGGAATATAAATTAGATGATGCAGAGATATTGCTAATTGCTTATGGTTCTACTTCAAGGAGTGCCAAAGAGGCAGTTGATAGATTGAGAGATGAGGGTGTTAAGGTTGGTTTGTTTAGACCTATTACAATATGGCCAGCACCAAAAGAGGAGTTAGCAAAATTAGGTGCTAGATTTAGCAAGATTCTTGTAGTGGAGTTAAATAAAGGACAATTCGCAAAAGAAGTTGAACACTCAATGAAAAAAGAAGTTTCGCTTTTAGCTAAGGCTAATGGTCGTCCGCTCTCACCAATTGAAGTTATAAATAAGATTAAGGAGTTGTAA
- a CDS encoding 4Fe-4S dicluster domain-containing protein has product MGLLKAPENTPVWINEDRCKACDLCVSVCPSGTLAMKFDEHKVLGKMAKVINPESCIGCQDCELHCPDFAIAVADRKEYKFAKLTDESKQRAQAIKENGYMAL; this is encoded by the coding sequence ATGGGATTGTTAAAAGCACCAGAAAATACACCAGTTTGGATAAATGAGGATCGCTGTAAAGCATGTGATTTATGTGTTTCTGTATGTCCTAGTGGCACTTTAGCTATGAAGTTTGATGAACATAAGGTCTTAGGAAAAATGGCTAAAGTCATTAATCCTGAAAGTTGCATTGGTTGTCAAGATTGTGAGTTGCATTGTCCTGATTTTGCCATTGCTGTTGCAGATAGAAAAGAATATAAGTTTGCAAAGCTAACAGACGAATCTAAGCAAAGAGCACAAGCCATTAAAGAGAATGGCTATATGGCTTTATAA
- a CDS encoding malate dehydrogenase: MERVKKVGIIGAGHVGSTLAFILSSSTPYEIVLQDKDKDRARGMLLDMFQASCIGTKFTKLGVITNPKDLKGCDLIVIAAGSPRLPGMSRNDLLFANAKVISEICKDIKENSPESILLLVTNPLDAMVYTALKETGFKNNQILGMAGVLDSARMASFIYEKLQCAQGQIVAPVMGGHGDDMVPLARFSSVNGVPLSELLSEQEIEEVVLRTRNAGAEIVSCLKKGSAYFAPARATAEMVIAIMSDSHKILPSAVYLNGEYGYRDVVAGVPVELGRNGVERIVELTLNEKESSQFANSVNSVKTLIDELNSNYFK; this comes from the coding sequence ATGGAAAGAGTTAAAAAGGTTGGTATTATTGGTGCTGGGCATGTTGGTTCTACTCTTGCATTTATCTTATCATCAAGCACACCTTATGAAATAGTTTTGCAAGATAAGGATAAAGATAGAGCTAGAGGTATGTTGCTTGATATGTTTCAGGCTTCTTGTATTGGGACAAAATTTACAAAGCTTGGAGTTATCACAAATCCAAAAGATCTTAAAGGTTGTGATTTAATTGTTATTGCTGCTGGTTCTCCTAGATTGCCGGGCATGAGCAGAAATGATTTATTATTTGCAAATGCTAAGGTAATAAGCGAAATATGCAAAGATATTAAAGAAAATTCCCCTGAATCTATTTTGCTTTTAGTAACAAATCCGCTTGATGCAATGGTATATACTGCATTAAAAGAGACCGGATTTAAAAACAATCAAATACTTGGAATGGCTGGTGTGCTAGATAGTGCAAGAATGGCTAGTTTTATATATGAGAAGTTACAATGTGCCCAAGGGCAAATTGTAGCACCAGTTATGGGTGGTCATGGAGATGATATGGTGCCACTAGCTAGATTTAGTAGCGTTAATGGTGTTCCGCTAAGCGAGTTACTAAGTGAGCAAGAAATAGAAGAAGTAGTGCTTCGAACTAGAAATGCAGGAGCTGAGATAGTATCATGCCTAAAGAAAGGCTCTGCATATTTTGCACCTGCTAGAGCTACTGCAGAGATGGTAATTGCAATTATGAGTGATAGTCATAAGATTCTGCCAAGTGCGGTGTATTTAAATGGCGAGTATGGATATAGAGATGTTGTTGCAGGTGTGCCAGTTGAGCTAGGTAGGAATGGGGTTGAGAGAATTGTTGAATTAACTCTAAATGAAAAAGAAAGTAGTCAATTTGCAAATTCAGTAAATTCTGTAAAAACTCTAATTGATGAATTAAATAGCAATTATTTTAAATAG
- the mltG gene encoding endolytic transglycosylase MltG produces MSIDDKRVKNINIFSNLTDVFFILLIALCFYLQTPMSSSKVVYIPQGGINEIITYLKKNNFDLTYIDKYLLRIFGYPQSGWLDIKKTRLSKGDFLYSLTSAKAALEDIKLIPGETLYFFIKDIAKQMNLNEEKLYIAYYKYAPYIDGVILADTYKIPKGISENHLMYYLVNNSLKEHRKWAIKFLGEYDEKQWFRYVTIASIIQKESANEEEMPLVSAVIHNRLKLKMKLQMDGTLNYGKYSHTKVTPKMIQNDTSPYNTYKKEGIPEAPVGSVSFKAILSAIFPANVDYLYFVRNKQGVHSFSKTYKEHINNFDK; encoded by the coding sequence ATGAGTATAGATGATAAGAGAGTAAAAAATATAAATATTTTTAGTAATCTTACAGATGTTTTTTTCATTTTGTTAATTGCTTTATGTTTTTATCTACAAACGCCTATGAGCTCTAGTAAGGTTGTCTATATACCTCAAGGCGGTATTAATGAGATTATAACATACCTTAAGAAAAATAATTTCGATCTTACCTATATAGATAAATATTTATTGCGAATTTTTGGTTATCCTCAAAGTGGTTGGCTTGATATTAAAAAAACAAGGCTTAGTAAGGGAGATTTTTTATATTCATTAACGAGTGCTAAAGCTGCCTTAGAAGATATAAAGCTAATTCCGGGAGAGACTTTGTATTTTTTTATAAAAGATATAGCAAAGCAAATGAATCTAAATGAAGAGAAATTATATATCGCATATTATAAATATGCTCCATATATCGATGGTGTAATACTTGCAGATACATATAAAATACCAAAAGGCATAAGCGAAAATCATCTTATGTATTATTTGGTAAATAATTCGCTAAAAGAACATAGAAAATGGGCTATCAAATTTCTAGGAGAGTATGATGAAAAGCAGTGGTTTAGGTATGTAACTATAGCCTCTATTATCCAAAAAGAATCTGCAAACGAAGAGGAGATGCCACTTGTCTCTGCTGTGATACATAATAGATTGAAATTAAAAATGAAATTACAGATGGACGGGACTTTGAATTATGGCAAATACTCTCACACTAAGGTAACTCCTAAAATGATACAAAATGACACAAGCCCATATAACACATATAAAAAAGAAGGAATCCCAGAAGCACCTGTTGGCAGTGTTAGCTTCAAAGCTATCTTATCAGCCATTTTTCCGGCAAATGTGGATTATTTGTATTTTGTAAGAAACAAACAAGGTGTTCATTCTTTCTCAAAAACTTATAAAGAACACATTAATAATTTCGATAAATAG